From a region of the Prosthecobacter sp. SYSU 5D2 genome:
- a CDS encoding KH domain-containing protein: MDAPEALREFLTYVVANLIDHPQQASIAIGHNANGVLVFRVQLAQEDVKHVLGKNGMTASSIRSLLSTAAEKHGIRVSLKIGAARDLDDDETPEQEQQREEAAAADC, encoded by the coding sequence ATGGACGCCCCCGAAGCCCTTCGCGAATTCCTGACCTATGTGGTGGCCAATTTGATTGACCACCCCCAGCAAGCTTCCATCGCCATTGGCCACAACGCCAATGGCGTTTTGGTGTTCCGGGTCCAGCTCGCGCAGGAGGACGTCAAGCACGTCCTGGGTAAAAACGGCATGACCGCCAGCTCCATCCGCTCCCTCCTTTCCACGGCTGCAGAAAAACATGGTATTCGTGTCAGCCTCAAGATCGGTGCCGCCCGGGATCTGGACGACGATGAGACACCGGAGCAGGAACAGCAGCGGGAAGAGGCTGCTGCCGCTGATTGTTGA
- a CDS encoding Rrf2 family transcriptional regulator, with product MKLSKKAEYAMRALLAMARSPETSTFSIQDIATREHIPLKFLEQILVVLKNGGLLRSKRGVGGGYQFQKTPLRISLGEIIQLIDGPFEPLACTSLADQPGGKCECGITGGCGLGQVFGGLRDDVNGWLTRTTLADVLEREKVRQPMSFDI from the coding sequence ATGAAGCTCTCCAAAAAAGCCGAATATGCCATGAGGGCACTGCTGGCGATGGCAAGATCGCCAGAGACATCCACCTTTTCGATCCAGGACATTGCCACCCGTGAACACATCCCGCTAAAGTTTCTGGAGCAGATTTTGGTGGTGCTTAAAAATGGGGGACTTCTGCGCAGCAAAAGAGGGGTGGGAGGCGGATATCAGTTTCAGAAGACACCGCTGCGGATCAGCCTTGGGGAGATCATCCAGCTTATTGACGGGCCGTTTGAACCCCTGGCCTGCACTTCCCTGGCAGACCAGCCCGGCGGCAAATGCGAGTGCGGGATCACCGGAGGCTGCGGTCTGGGCCAGGTCTTTGGCGGACTGCGGGACGATGTGAACGGATGGCTGACCCGGACGACACTGGCAGATGTGCTGGAGCGCGAGAAAGTGCGCCAGCCGATGTCATTTGATATCTGA
- a CDS encoding CbiX/SirB N-terminal domain-containing protein: MNSHTHAALIIVGHGSTLNPDSSAPTHRHADEIRQRGLFREVACCFWKEEPSMREVYESVDSEVIYIVPNFISEGYFCQQVLPRELRLDGPVTQRDGRTIHYCDPVGIHPNMTRLLLQRADEVAPGVPRSETSLIIVGHGTNLNDNSTKAIQDQVRLISEGGYGFAEVIDTYMEEAPLVSDWHTLTSAANVVVVPFFIADGLHSFQDIPVLLGMESEPGKALSQMEVFRHNPIAMHGRSLYYSSAIGTEPLMADVILDQVHDFDAKHGISTAGIAQPPPDELKTALAAWLLAGRQVIGQVHIAEVGGTFTLRHLEDVSLPAEALTLYTCPSDARDIARNDAGGEFRPIKTAPTLIRGWRLQLPDLASLQLALEFFYPAAIGMALAHENGCLQPVPLRDLLGRQTGMYRFANGITDSQSGEIIGSFCKTDTNCLRRIVWPLDSSQPLPPPATAKLGHEAGQVPGQAPGQCIPLLCMEACNHIVSTARKVARENFESKATP; the protein is encoded by the coding sequence TTGAACTCCCACACACACGCCGCTCTCATCATCGTCGGTCATGGTTCGACTCTGAACCCTGATTCCAGCGCTCCCACACATCGCCATGCAGATGAGATCCGGCAGCGCGGTCTCTTTCGCGAAGTGGCCTGCTGCTTTTGGAAGGAAGAGCCTTCCATGCGCGAAGTGTATGAATCCGTGGACAGTGAGGTCATCTACATCGTCCCGAATTTCATCAGCGAAGGCTACTTTTGCCAGCAGGTGCTTCCGCGCGAGCTCCGCCTGGACGGCCCCGTCACGCAGCGGGATGGCCGCACCATCCATTACTGCGACCCTGTAGGCATCCATCCCAACATGACCCGCCTGCTACTGCAGCGTGCGGATGAAGTGGCCCCTGGGGTGCCGCGTTCGGAGACGAGCCTCATCATCGTCGGGCACGGAACCAATCTGAACGACAATTCCACCAAAGCCATCCAGGACCAGGTCCGCCTCATCAGTGAAGGCGGCTATGGTTTCGCTGAAGTCATAGATACTTACATGGAGGAGGCGCCCCTCGTCTCCGACTGGCACACCCTCACCTCAGCGGCCAATGTCGTCGTCGTGCCGTTTTTTATTGCGGATGGGCTGCACAGCTTTCAGGACATCCCTGTGCTCCTGGGCATGGAGTCAGAGCCTGGCAAGGCTCTCAGCCAGATGGAGGTCTTCCGTCACAATCCCATCGCCATGCATGGGCGCAGTCTCTATTACAGCAGCGCTATCGGCACGGAGCCCCTCATGGCTGATGTCATTCTGGACCAGGTGCACGACTTCGACGCCAAGCATGGCATCTCCACTGCGGGCATAGCCCAGCCACCCCCGGATGAATTGAAGACCGCTCTGGCCGCCTGGTTGCTGGCCGGCCGTCAGGTCATCGGCCAGGTGCACATTGCAGAGGTGGGCGGCACCTTCACGCTACGTCACCTGGAGGATGTCTCCCTGCCTGCCGAAGCGCTCACCCTTTATACTTGTCCATCGGATGCCCGTGACATCGCCCGCAACGATGCCGGTGGCGAATTCCGGCCCATCAAGACTGCTCCCACACTCATCCGGGGCTGGCGGTTGCAGTTACCAGATCTGGCCTCCCTTCAGCTTGCGCTGGAATTCTTTTATCCCGCTGCCATCGGCATGGCGCTGGCGCATGAAAATGGCTGCCTTCAGCCTGTTCCGTTGCGTGATTTGTTAGGCCGCCAGACCGGCATGTACCGCTTTGCCAACGGCATCACCGATTCGCAATCGGGCGAGATCATCGGCAGCTTTTGCAAAACAGATACCAATTGCCTCCGCCGTATCGTCTGGCCTCTGGACTCCTCCCAGCCACTGCCCCCGCCTGCCACCGCCAAGCTCGGCCATGAAGCAGGTCAGGTCCCGGGACAGGCCCCCGGCCAGTGCATACCGCTCCTATGCATGGAGGCCTGCAATCACATTGTCTCCACCGCCCGGAAAGTCGCCCGCGAAAACTTCGAATCCAAGGCCACTCCGTGA
- the cysS gene encoding cysteine--tRNA ligase, whose protein sequence is MPLILHDTLSRSLRSIAPLDGKTLRFYCCGPTVYGPAHIGNFRTFVAQDVFRRVIEQGGLATLHVRNLTDVDDKTIRDSQKAGQSLTDFTRLWTEKFHTDCAALNLLPPHVEPSAVAHIPHQIRMIQTLVDRGHAYATPDGSVYFKVASFADYGRLSHLEDRELKLGASSSANATDSDEYTKDSLADFALWKGKKPEDGPNHWPSPWGEGRPGWHLECSAMSLEYLGEDFDVHGGGVDLIFPHHENEIAQSCCATHGKFARHWFHVTHLMVDGGKMSKSLGNLYTLEDLKARGYTPAEVRYVLISGHYRTPLNFTLHSLDAARQALQKLAKFDKAVREVASISADITGTAPGPFAPAWETLNDDLNVPGALGDIFATINRTKAASLTKDEAVAALEGLHFLLRALGLQLPPSSDEVQTDVPADITALAEKRWQAKQAKDWAAADILRKELEAAGWIIKDSKEGYQILPK, encoded by the coding sequence ATGCCGCTGATCCTTCACGATACCCTTTCACGCTCGCTGCGTTCCATCGCCCCTCTGGATGGCAAAACCCTGCGCTTTTACTGCTGCGGACCCACCGTTTACGGTCCCGCTCACATCGGCAATTTTCGCACCTTCGTCGCACAGGATGTCTTCCGCCGTGTCATCGAGCAGGGTGGCCTCGCCACCTTGCATGTCCGTAACCTTACCGATGTGGATGACAAAACCATCCGCGATTCCCAGAAGGCCGGCCAGTCCTTAACCGATTTCACCCGCCTCTGGACTGAGAAATTCCACACCGACTGTGCCGCCCTTAACCTGCTGCCTCCGCATGTGGAGCCCAGCGCGGTCGCCCACATTCCCCATCAGATCCGCATGATCCAGACCCTGGTGGATCGTGGTCATGCCTACGCCACCCCGGATGGCAGCGTTTATTTCAAGGTCGCCTCCTTTGCCGACTATGGCCGTCTTTCCCATCTGGAAGACCGCGAGCTCAAACTCGGAGCCTCTTCGTCCGCCAACGCTACTGACAGCGACGAATACACCAAAGACTCCCTGGCCGACTTTGCCCTCTGGAAAGGCAAGAAGCCTGAAGACGGCCCCAACCACTGGCCCAGCCCCTGGGGGGAAGGCCGCCCCGGCTGGCACCTGGAATGCAGCGCCATGTCCCTGGAATACCTGGGCGAGGACTTTGACGTTCACGGCGGCGGCGTGGACCTCATCTTCCCACATCACGAAAACGAAATCGCTCAGAGCTGCTGCGCCACCCACGGCAAATTTGCCCGCCATTGGTTCCACGTCACCCACCTCATGGTGGACGGCGGGAAGATGAGCAAAAGCCTCGGCAACCTCTACACTCTCGAAGACCTCAAAGCCCGTGGTTATACCCCGGCTGAGGTCCGCTACGTCCTCATCAGCGGCCATTATCGCACCCCGCTGAATTTCACCCTTCATTCCCTGGATGCCGCCCGCCAGGCCCTCCAAAAGCTGGCCAAATTTGACAAGGCTGTCCGCGAAGTCGCAAGTATCTCCGCTGACATTACCGGCACGGCACCCGGCCCCTTCGCCCCCGCCTGGGAGACCCTCAACGACGACCTTAACGTTCCTGGTGCGCTCGGAGACATTTTTGCCACCATCAACCGCACCAAAGCAGCTTCCTTGACCAAGGACGAAGCCGTCGCCGCACTGGAAGGCCTCCATTTCCTCCTCCGCGCCCTCGGCCTCCAACTGCCCCCAAGCAGCGATGAAGTCCAAACCGACGTCCCCGCTGACATCACCGCTCTGGCCGAAAAACGCTGGCAGGCCAAACAGGCCAAAGACTGGGCTGCCGCCGACATCCTCCGCAAAGAGCTTGAAGCTGCCGGCTGGATCATCAAAGACAGCAAAGAGGGTTATCAGATCCTTCCCAAATAG
- a CDS encoding BatD family protein produces the protein MTKMNRHTAFTLGLLAVFWLGIVSVAQAATVRAYVQPDQARPNQVVTYVITVQDGSVERLSELRLPLQIQQTTNVSTSQQFSITNGRQTSSIRLSWGLMASEPGDFIIPAQNIKVNGQMVATNEVKLTVGQGGAGQDALADADDTNKPILQLELGKKEIYQGEVMPLNCTLYIPRQTSLRRLGLIEIEKSDFAIARFPQQSDQTTTVIGDVGYTVLTFRSTLSSLRTGDLKVGPATMEILVEVPVEGNPRQNMFPPGFPQGFFGVASEPRKLVVKSQPVTLKVLPLPEEGRPENFSGAVGDFVLSASASPTELTVGDPVAVEMVVEGIGNFDALTPPALTAPSGWKSYPAKRYSIEGQLDQSQVPTLDRKIGYSQVFIPEAVHDTLPPFEINFFSSSKKQYVTLRTEAIPLDMKPAPAVSTSEVTPGSVGESVPPPLVPDPQPEITDIIVNPPATPRWLPPTGTLLLRSTTYWTVQAIPAGLLLLASFLAVLGRRRRARMAGRAGELRAAWSALDERALADAEFLRRAAQFIHTAKSGDTVLEPELKSILDRYQSSNFTAFAAAPVTPEERRQITHTLGGLFSRALAKVTPLILIAFMISGSLHAQAPSPDAVYQEALAELEKGNFARAQYHAESLTKKDPPQLSSEVFQIIGHARYRQEDFGRAVLWYERARLFDPRSPELRQNLRHLYEKLRFVSFQAESPLSQWSLWLSLNEWVILATIGFWLFLLPLAWRLLAGRRSLPWALTVSVIGLLIALPASALASIRPLGPDRVRDISVVTVPELSAYTAATVTSGTVMDLPAGSQVRILEKRGAWNYVEIPNRPENLRGWVESAAITPLWIWDAQLVP, from the coding sequence ATGACAAAAATGAACCGCCACACGGCCTTCACCCTCGGGCTTCTGGCTGTCTTCTGGCTTGGCATCGTCAGTGTGGCGCAGGCCGCTACCGTCCGCGCCTATGTGCAGCCGGACCAGGCACGGCCCAACCAGGTTGTCACCTATGTCATTACCGTTCAGGACGGCAGTGTGGAGCGTCTTTCAGAGCTCCGCCTTCCCCTCCAGATCCAGCAGACCACCAATGTATCCACCTCGCAGCAGTTCAGCATCACCAATGGTCGCCAGACCTCTTCCATCCGCCTCTCCTGGGGTCTAATGGCGAGCGAGCCTGGAGACTTCATCATCCCCGCTCAGAACATCAAGGTCAATGGCCAGATGGTGGCGACAAATGAGGTCAAGCTCACTGTCGGCCAGGGCGGTGCCGGCCAGGATGCCTTGGCAGATGCGGACGATACCAACAAGCCCATCCTCCAGCTCGAACTCGGTAAAAAGGAAATCTACCAGGGGGAGGTGATGCCCCTGAACTGCACCCTTTACATCCCCCGTCAGACGTCCCTCCGCCGTCTGGGTCTCATCGAAATCGAAAAGAGTGACTTTGCCATCGCCCGCTTTCCTCAGCAGAGCGACCAGACCACCACTGTCATTGGAGATGTGGGCTACACCGTGCTCACCTTCCGCAGCACGCTTTCCTCCCTTCGCACCGGCGACCTCAAGGTTGGCCCTGCCACTATGGAGATTCTTGTTGAGGTGCCCGTAGAAGGCAATCCCCGGCAGAACATGTTCCCGCCCGGTTTCCCTCAGGGTTTCTTTGGTGTCGCCTCTGAACCCCGCAAGCTGGTGGTCAAAAGCCAGCCGGTCACACTGAAAGTCCTCCCTCTTCCTGAAGAAGGCAGGCCGGAAAACTTCAGCGGTGCCGTCGGAGACTTTGTCCTTAGCGCCAGCGCCAGTCCCACCGAATTGACTGTGGGAGATCCCGTTGCGGTGGAAATGGTCGTGGAAGGCATTGGCAATTTCGATGCGCTCACCCCTCCCGCGCTTACGGCCCCCAGCGGATGGAAATCCTATCCTGCCAAGCGTTACAGCATTGAAGGCCAGCTTGATCAGAGCCAGGTGCCGACCCTGGACCGTAAAATTGGTTATTCCCAGGTTTTCATTCCTGAGGCTGTCCACGACACCCTGCCGCCTTTTGAAATCAATTTCTTCAGCAGCAGCAAAAAGCAGTACGTCACCCTCCGGACCGAGGCCATTCCCCTGGACATGAAGCCTGCCCCTGCCGTCTCCACCAGCGAGGTCACTCCTGGCAGCGTGGGGGAAAGTGTCCCGCCGCCGCTGGTTCCTGATCCCCAGCCAGAAATCACTGACATCATTGTCAATCCTCCTGCCACCCCGCGCTGGCTGCCTCCCACCGGCACTCTGCTGCTGCGCAGCACGACCTATTGGACAGTCCAGGCCATCCCTGCGGGACTCCTTCTGCTGGCCAGTTTCCTTGCCGTTTTAGGGCGACGCCGTCGGGCTCGCATGGCCGGGCGTGCAGGTGAGCTTCGCGCCGCCTGGAGTGCTTTGGATGAGCGCGCGCTGGCCGATGCCGAGTTCCTCCGCCGTGCTGCTCAGTTTATCCATACCGCCAAATCCGGGGATACAGTGCTGGAACCCGAGCTGAAATCCATCCTGGACCGTTATCAGTCCTCCAATTTCACTGCATTCGCGGCAGCGCCCGTCACTCCAGAAGAGCGCCGCCAGATCACCCATACCCTGGGCGGTCTCTTCAGCCGGGCTCTGGCCAAAGTAACCCCTTTGATCCTCATCGCCTTCATGATTTCCGGCAGTCTTCATGCCCAGGCACCCTCCCCGGATGCCGTGTATCAGGAGGCCCTTGCCGAACTGGAAAAGGGCAACTTCGCCCGGGCCCAGTATCATGCGGAATCCCTCACCAAAAAGGATCCTCCGCAGCTCAGTTCAGAAGTCTTTCAAATCATCGGTCACGCCCGTTACCGGCAGGAGGATTTTGGCCGTGCCGTCCTCTGGTATGAGCGCGCCCGGCTGTTTGATCCCCGGTCTCCAGAACTCCGGCAAAACCTCCGCCATCTATACGAAAAGCTCCGTTTTGTCTCCTTTCAGGCGGAATCCCCTCTCAGCCAGTGGAGCCTGTGGCTGTCGCTGAATGAATGGGTCATCCTGGCCACCATCGGTTTCTGGCTGTTTCTTCTGCCCCTCGCCTGGCGTCTTTTGGCCGGGCGTCGTAGCCTTCCATGGGCACTCACCGTCTCTGTCATTGGCCTTCTGATCGCTTTGCCCGCTTCCGCTTTGGCCTCCATTCGCCCATTAGGGCCAGACCGCGTCCGGGACATCTCCGTTGTCACCGTTCCTGAACTCAGTGCCTATACCGCCGCCACGGTCACATCTGGGACGGTGATGGATCTTCCAGCCGGTTCGCAGGTGCGCATTCTGGAGAAACGCGGAGCCTGGAATTATGTCGAAATCCCCAACCGCCCTGAAAATTTACGCGGCTGGGTGGAGAGCGCCGCCATCACCCCACTTTGGATTTGGGATGCGCAGCTTGTTCCGTGA
- a CDS encoding RNA polymerase sigma factor — translation MEFEHLVQEHYQGLYRFALSLAQREADAADLTQQTFLRWATRGFQLRDRSKAKTWLFTTLYREFLTSNRRSVRFPHVELGDAEPELPPVQDRTAEDMDSQSALEALNQLDETYRAPLTLFYLQQHSYQEIAGILEVPIGTVMSRLSRGKAQLRQKLSDTAEPAPSAATPKVIPFEPPQTSRHG, via the coding sequence ATGGAGTTCGAGCATCTTGTGCAGGAGCATTACCAGGGGCTTTACCGCTTCGCGCTGAGCCTTGCCCAGCGTGAGGCGGATGCGGCCGACCTCACCCAGCAGACTTTTTTGCGCTGGGCCACCCGCGGCTTCCAGCTTCGGGACCGGAGCAAGGCCAAGACCTGGCTCTTCACCACCCTTTATCGTGAGTTTCTAACCAGCAACCGCCGCTCCGTCCGCTTTCCTCATGTCGAGCTTGGAGATGCCGAGCCCGAACTGCCTCCCGTCCAGGACAGGACCGCAGAGGACATGGATTCACAGTCCGCCCTGGAGGCACTGAACCAGCTGGATGAAACCTACCGTGCGCCGCTCACGCTCTTTTATCTTCAGCAGCACAGTTATCAGGAAATAGCCGGTATTCTGGAGGTCCCCATCGGCACCGTCATGTCCCGCCTCTCTCGCGGAAAAGCTCAGTTACGCCAAAAACTTTCCGATACCGCTGAACCGGCCCCCTCTGCCGCCACCCCCAAAGTGATTCCTTTCGAACCCCCTCAAACCAGCCGCCATGGATGA
- the rpsP gene encoding 30S ribosomal protein S16 has product MAVAIRLRQEGSKGRLFYRVVAADQRFKRDGRFIEILGTYDPQKKGENTNIDIEKVNSWISKGAQPSETVRSLIKRQVKAQASN; this is encoded by the coding sequence ATGGCAGTAGCAATCCGTCTCCGTCAAGAAGGCTCCAAAGGCCGTCTGTTTTATCGCGTCGTCGCCGCCGACCAGCGCTTCAAGCGCGATGGTCGCTTCATCGAAATCCTGGGTACCTATGACCCCCAGAAGAAGGGTGAAAACACCAACATTGACATCGAAAAGGTGAACTCCTGGATTTCCAAGGGTGCCCAGCCTTCTGAGACTGTCCGCAGCCTCATCAAGCGCCAGGTCAAGGCACAGGCTAGTAATTGA